From Vibrio crassostreae, one genomic window encodes:
- a CDS encoding MarR family winged helix-turn-helix transcriptional regulator, producing the protein MLNQNLEKIERFASKIWRTQVNEDPICQLSFNEYDYLKVIQSSPEPIRLTDLAIEMQVTKPSATTMVQRLERKGLVERKASLEDARSKLVVLTSKAEVGLEEESKIYQVMAQILESRLSEQESQQLNLLLNKALK; encoded by the coding sequence ATGCTAAACCAGAATTTAGAAAAGATTGAGCGCTTCGCTTCAAAGATATGGCGAACTCAGGTAAATGAAGACCCTATTTGCCAATTGAGCTTCAATGAGTATGACTATTTGAAGGTCATTCAATCTTCTCCTGAACCGATCCGATTGACTGATCTTGCGATTGAGATGCAGGTGACCAAGCCTTCAGCAACCACTATGGTTCAGAGACTAGAGAGAAAGGGGCTTGTTGAGCGTAAAGCTTCGCTCGAAGATGCGAGGTCTAAGTTGGTTGTACTGACCAGCAAAGCTGAAGTCGGCTTAGAAGAAGAAAGTAAGATCTATCAGGTCATGGCACAAATACTGGAAAGTCGTTTGTCTGAGCAAGAATCTCAGCAGCTAAACCTATTATTAAATAAAGCTTTGAAGTAA
- a CDS encoding U32 family peptidase yields the protein MKYALGPLLYFWPKQDVESFYEQAKSSSADIIYLGEAVCSKRREMKAKHWMDIAKELSASGKQVVLSTMALLEAPSEVNIMKKYIDNGDFAIEANDVSAIQLASESKVPFVVGPAVNTYNARTLNLFLKQGMTRWCMPVELSREWLSNVMTQCEEINIRNKFEVEVFSHGYLPLAYSARCFTARAENKAKDDCETCCIKYPTGLQVESQEGQSVFNLNGIQTQSGYCYNLVNDLPNMHDLVDVVRLSPLGVDTFSEINNFRANERGQNPMKIESCQCNGYWHQLAGLDVKNI from the coding sequence ATGAAATACGCATTAGGCCCTCTACTTTATTTTTGGCCAAAACAAGACGTTGAAAGCTTCTATGAGCAAGCGAAATCAAGCTCTGCTGATATCATATATCTCGGTGAAGCCGTGTGTTCAAAGCGTCGTGAGATGAAAGCAAAACACTGGATGGACATCGCTAAAGAGCTGTCTGCTTCAGGTAAGCAAGTGGTACTGTCGACCATGGCGTTGCTCGAAGCGCCAAGTGAAGTTAACATCATGAAGAAGTACATCGATAACGGTGACTTCGCGATTGAAGCAAACGACGTGTCTGCAATTCAACTGGCCAGCGAAAGCAAAGTCCCTTTCGTGGTTGGTCCTGCGGTGAACACCTACAACGCACGCACGCTGAACTTGTTCTTGAAACAAGGTATGACGCGTTGGTGTATGCCGGTTGAGCTTTCTCGCGAATGGTTAAGTAACGTAATGACCCAGTGCGAAGAGATCAATATTCGTAATAAGTTCGAAGTAGAAGTATTTAGCCACGGCTACCTACCGCTTGCTTACTCAGCACGCTGCTTTACCGCTCGCGCGGAAAACAAAGCTAAAGACGATTGCGAAACCTGCTGTATCAAGTACCCAACAGGGCTACAAGTAGAAAGCCAAGAAGGCCAATCAGTATTCAACCTTAATGGTATCCAGACCCAATCGGGCTACTGCTACAACCTAGTCAATGATTTACCCAACATGCACGACCTGGTTGATGTGGTTCGCTTAAGCCCACTCGGCGTTGATACCTTCTCTGAAATTAATAACTTCAGAGCGAATGAACGCGGTCAAAACCCGATGAAGATTGAAAGCTGCCAATGTAATGGTTACTGGCATCAGCTTGCCGGTTTAGACGTCAAAAACATCTAA
- a CDS encoding MATE family efflux transporter, protein MSNSISRQFWRYTIPTVAAMLVNGLYQVVDGIFIGRYVGADGLAGINVAWPVIGSILGIGMLVGVGTGALVSIRQGEKDTQGAKQILATGLTLLLAITPIVSALLFLFADNFLLWQGAEGRVYELGLQYLHILIGASVFTLGSIAMPFLLRNDDSPNLATILMIVGAVINIVLDYLFIALYGWELMGAALATAIAQFVVTGLGLAYFFSRRANLRLRWNELRLKLSVIPQIFAIGTSSFFMYAYGSMMVALHNALFSQYGDQLMIGAYAILGYIVTVYYLTAEGIANGMQPLVSYNHGARNQANIRKLLKIAMLSSVLIGVAFVLLLNAFPREFVSVFNSDEPQLVEYTVLGIRLHMFALALDGFLVVAGAYYQAVNKGSKAMFVTIGNMLIQLPFLYIMPKLYGVPGIWIAYPLSNIALSAVVMVMLYKDVKKLDASPMETAMA, encoded by the coding sequence ATGAGTAACTCAATTAGTCGTCAGTTTTGGCGATACACAATCCCTACCGTGGCAGCCATGTTGGTTAATGGCCTGTACCAAGTGGTGGATGGCATTTTCATTGGCCGCTATGTGGGGGCTGATGGACTTGCAGGTATCAATGTTGCGTGGCCTGTGATTGGTTCGATTCTCGGTATTGGTATGTTGGTGGGCGTGGGTACCGGTGCACTGGTCTCGATTCGCCAAGGTGAAAAAGATACTCAAGGCGCTAAGCAGATCTTAGCAACGGGCTTAACCTTGTTGTTAGCGATAACGCCTATTGTCTCCGCATTGCTGTTTTTGTTTGCTGATAACTTCTTGCTTTGGCAGGGCGCTGAAGGGCGAGTGTATGAACTTGGCTTGCAGTACTTACACATTCTGATTGGTGCTAGTGTCTTCACGCTAGGTTCGATCGCGATGCCGTTTCTACTGCGTAACGATGACAGCCCTAATTTAGCGACGATATTGATGATCGTTGGTGCTGTGATTAATATCGTACTCGATTACCTGTTTATCGCTCTGTATGGTTGGGAGTTGATGGGCGCGGCACTAGCAACAGCTATCGCACAATTTGTGGTAACGGGCTTAGGTCTGGCTTACTTCTTTTCACGTCGAGCAAATTTACGCTTACGTTGGAATGAGTTACGACTGAAGCTATCGGTTATCCCACAGATCTTCGCCATTGGTACATCAAGCTTCTTTATGTACGCTTATGGTTCGATGATGGTGGCGCTGCACAATGCGTTGTTCTCCCAATATGGCGACCAGTTGATGATTGGTGCTTACGCGATTTTGGGCTACATCGTGACGGTTTATTATCTCACGGCTGAAGGTATCGCCAATGGCATGCAACCTTTGGTGAGCTACAACCATGGTGCGCGTAACCAAGCGAACATTCGTAAGTTACTTAAGATTGCGATGCTGAGTTCGGTATTGATTGGTGTGGCGTTCGTGCTGCTTCTGAACGCATTCCCACGTGAGTTTGTATCAGTCTTTAACTCGGACGAACCTCAGTTAGTTGAGTACACAGTATTAGGTATTCGACTACACATGTTTGCATTGGCGCTTGATGGTTTCTTAGTGGTAGCGGGCGCTTATTACCAAGCGGTAAACAAGGGCAGCAAGGCGATGTTTGTAACGATAGGCAATATGCTGATCCAGTTACCTTTCTTGTACATTATGCCTAAGTTGTACGGTGTGCCGGGGATCTGGATTGCATATCCACTGTCTAATATCGCGTTGAGCGCGGTGGTAATGGTGATGCTCTACAAAGACGTAAAGAAGCTCGACGCCTCGCCGATGGAAACCGCAATGGCATAG
- the nlpI gene encoding lipoprotein NlpI: protein MKWFQTASMCLLLVLTGCATTSDNASRWVYPPMAVPLQPSVQQEVQIARLSQLLQRPDLNDEVRAKMLFERGNYYDSVGLRDLARLDFNQSLSLNPAQPDIFNLLGVYFTQVGEFDAAYESFDSTLELDPANSYAERNRSIALYYGERYDLANEEMMKHYADDPSDPFRALWLYIIQHELTPEQAKLDLQKRYESRDEQWGWVLVAIMLDDITEEQAFKAILTGTRDNTLLAQRLTETYFYLAKRYHMNGDYANAISLYKLSVSFNVYEYVEHRYSFLELSRIFTTLKAEHLAQVKLAEAEEEASAK, encoded by the coding sequence GTGAAATGGTTTCAAACCGCGAGTATGTGTTTACTGCTTGTACTAACAGGTTGTGCGACAACATCAGATAACGCCTCACGTTGGGTTTATCCACCGATGGCTGTGCCACTGCAACCAAGCGTTCAGCAAGAAGTTCAAATTGCACGTCTTAGTCAGTTATTACAGCGCCCAGATTTGAACGATGAAGTTCGAGCTAAGATGCTGTTTGAACGTGGTAACTACTACGATAGTGTTGGCCTGCGTGATCTCGCGCGTCTCGACTTCAACCAATCTCTTTCATTGAACCCAGCTCAACCTGATATCTTCAATCTTTTGGGTGTTTACTTTACGCAGGTAGGGGAGTTTGATGCGGCTTATGAATCTTTTGATTCTACGTTAGAGCTTGATCCTGCAAACTCTTACGCAGAAAGAAACCGTTCTATCGCGCTTTATTATGGCGAACGTTACGACTTAGCCAATGAAGAGATGATGAAGCACTACGCCGATGATCCTAGCGATCCGTTTCGCGCTCTTTGGTTGTATATTATTCAGCATGAGCTAACGCCAGAGCAAGCTAAGCTTGATTTACAAAAACGTTACGAGAGTCGCGATGAGCAGTGGGGCTGGGTGCTAGTTGCCATCATGCTTGATGACATTACAGAAGAGCAGGCTTTTAAGGCGATCTTAACCGGTACTCGTGACAACACGTTACTAGCGCAGCGTCTAACAGAGACGTACTTCTACCTTGCTAAGCGTTACCATATGAATGGTGACTACGCGAATGCGATCTCTTTGTACAAGTTGTCAGTCTCTTTCAACGTGTATGAATATGTAGAGCACCGTTACTCTTTCTTAGAGCTAAGCCGTATCTTCACCACGCTTAAAGCCGAGCACTTAGCACAAGTTAAGTTAGCTGAGGCTGAAGAAGAAGCCAGCGCTAAGTAA